The following are encoded in a window of Telmatobacter sp. DSM 110680 genomic DNA:
- a CDS encoding cbb3-type cytochrome c oxidase subunit II: MLLAKLRKSGVQGVGLIAVTYVYFLIFAQFAFIHRLDALGITGAHLKSVMAAMAVGGILLSLLAPRVSSLASASRRMQLAFCVTGIAALLTLVPLTVTAAIAVSFLIGAGLGLLTVTLVTNLRQWTGDRSALLKVGIGTGIGYFLCNIPSLFTASPQAQSATAGLLCLVGIVVANLTIEPISDPVLSEPSLLTNSSIIPFVLVVASFAALIWLDSAAFFIIQNTTVLKAGTWQGSAHLWANGLIHLGAALLSAFLLRRRGLSIVLAVAVGALAFACLLLLDPARALTASVFYPIGVSLYSVALVAYPSLLSSATSPAQRGRQAGWIYAIAGWIGSALGIGMGQNLGHVPPAFVAVASAVVLFPVLVHIFRHRPRELALTAVVLLIALVVYRVQPSAPVAASPTAVERGRLVYISEGCIHCHSQYVRPNTADVIMWGPVESVDQVHQQRPPLIGNRRQGPDLMQVGARRSALWLKMHLFDPRQVSGSSIMPSYAFLFQDRRGNDLVAYLASLQNPAAQQHIADEQQWHLPAKAVAAAIPADGQQLYNRYCATCHNADGRTRIKWQSEFTESPAILTTGATTAGSSTGSQSARIDHLAQIIKFGVPNSDMAGHEYLPDKDIASLSTWLAQNTPRPAQKQ; this comes from the coding sequence ATGCTACTCGCTAAATTGCGCAAATCTGGAGTGCAAGGTGTAGGCCTCATTGCCGTCACCTATGTCTACTTCCTGATCTTTGCGCAGTTCGCATTTATTCATCGTCTCGATGCACTCGGCATCACCGGCGCTCACTTGAAGTCTGTGATGGCCGCAATGGCCGTCGGCGGCATCCTTCTCAGCTTGCTCGCCCCGCGCGTCTCATCTCTTGCATCCGCTTCACGGCGCATGCAGCTTGCTTTCTGCGTCACAGGGATCGCCGCACTCCTCACCCTTGTTCCGCTTACAGTCACCGCCGCAATCGCCGTATCCTTCCTCATCGGCGCCGGGCTAGGCTTACTAACCGTCACCCTGGTAACAAACCTCCGCCAGTGGACCGGCGATCGCAGCGCACTACTCAAAGTCGGCATCGGCACCGGAATCGGATATTTTCTCTGCAACATCCCATCGCTCTTCACAGCCTCGCCGCAAGCCCAGTCCGCGACCGCTGGCCTGCTCTGCCTGGTGGGCATCGTGGTGGCGAATCTCACTATCGAACCGATCTCTGATCCAGTATTGTCAGAACCTTCGTTGCTGACAAACTCCTCGATAATTCCGTTCGTGCTCGTCGTCGCCTCTTTCGCAGCACTCATCTGGCTCGATTCAGCAGCGTTCTTCATTATCCAGAACACGACCGTATTGAAAGCAGGCACGTGGCAGGGCTCTGCCCACCTCTGGGCTAACGGCCTTATCCATCTCGGTGCTGCGCTGCTCAGTGCATTCCTACTGCGTCGCCGCGGTTTATCAATAGTTCTTGCAGTTGCTGTTGGGGCGCTGGCCTTTGCCTGCCTGCTTCTGCTCGATCCCGCTCGCGCTCTCACTGCGTCTGTCTTCTATCCCATAGGCGTGTCGCTGTACTCGGTGGCGCTGGTCGCTTATCCATCGCTGCTGTCCTCTGCCACGTCCCCCGCTCAACGAGGGCGACAGGCGGGATGGATTTACGCCATTGCCGGTTGGATAGGCTCCGCACTCGGCATCGGCATGGGCCAGAATCTAGGACACGTACCGCCCGCGTTTGTTGCCGTTGCATCTGCCGTGGTTCTTTTCCCTGTGCTCGTCCATATCTTCCGTCACCGTCCACGCGAACTCGCTCTGACCGCCGTTGTGCTTCTCATCGCGCTCGTCGTCTATCGTGTTCAGCCTTCCGCGCCCGTTGCCGCTTCGCCTACCGCTGTTGAACGTGGCCGCCTCGTCTACATCTCCGAGGGATGCATCCACTGCCATTCGCAATATGTCCGCCCCAACACGGCCGACGTCATCATGTGGGGACCGGTGGAAAGCGTCGACCAGGTGCATCAGCAGCGGCCTCCGCTGATCGGCAATCGTCGTCAGGGACCCGATCTCATGCAAGTCGGCGCTCGACGTTCTGCGCTCTGGCTCAAGATGCACCTTTTCGATCCGCGCCAGGTCAGCGGCTCGTCGATCATGCCGTCTTATGCATTTCTATTTCAAGATAGAAGAGGCAATGATCTGGTTGCATATCTGGCAAGCCTTCAGAATCCCGCAGCTCAGCAGCACATCGCCGACGAGCAGCAATGGCACTTGCCTGCCAAAGCAGTCGCAGCCGCAATTCCGGCTGATGGACAGCAACTCTATAACCGTTACTGTGCCACCTGCCACAATGCCGACGGTCGCACGCGCATCAAGTGGCAATCTGAATTTACGGAATCCCCGGCAATTCTCACCACAGGCGCCACGACGGCGGGCAGCAGCACGGGATCGCAGTCCGCGCGCATCGATCACCTTGCCCAGATCATCAAGTTTGGTGTTCCTAATTCCGATATGGCCGGTCATGAATATCTGCCCGACAAAGATATTGCTTCACTCAGCACGTGGCTCGCGCAAAACACGCCGCGGCCGGCACAAAAACAATAG
- a CDS encoding ABC transporter permease, whose translation MIFLKLILTNLRRHRIRSFISIAGIAFSVAAMLTVVTILQGAIGMFSSILSSDSEVIVFERNVSDLFFSNVPAAVAGEVSSWPTVAHADPVLFGIVSSADHPIITCFGVTPSDARIRKATWLAGDRILFGNNNEDVVLGSRAADFLNATVGSRVPIGHGTFHVIGILKTANGFEDGGVFMPLAAAQSFFHKDGSSVVTIKLHNKEDAAAFKAQVKESYPNLIALEDTEFQHSYSQFKILKATAWAVGGCGLILGGLGIANTMIMSVFTRIREIAILRVNGFSNTQIAAMIFGESSCVAAFGAFAGLIIGLTALFTLKHVPALDGYVDASIRPLLMFIVIVLALLTGIAGALYPAVYAMRIRAVEALRFE comes from the coding sequence ATGATCTTCCTCAAGTTGATCCTCACTAATCTCCGCCGCCACCGCATCCGCTCGTTCATCAGTATCGCTGGAATTGCCTTCTCAGTAGCCGCCATGCTCACAGTGGTCACCATCCTTCAGGGTGCCATCGGCATGTTCTCCAGCATTCTTTCGAGTGATAGCGAAGTCATCGTCTTCGAGCGCAACGTCTCCGATCTCTTCTTCAGCAATGTTCCAGCGGCCGTCGCCGGCGAAGTTTCAAGTTGGCCCACGGTTGCTCATGCCGACCCTGTTCTCTTCGGCATCGTTTCCAGCGCGGACCATCCCATCATTACCTGCTTCGGTGTTACGCCCAGCGATGCCCGCATTCGCAAAGCCACTTGGCTCGCAGGTGATCGTATTCTCTTCGGCAACAACAACGAAGATGTCGTCCTCGGTTCACGTGCCGCCGACTTCCTCAACGCCACCGTCGGAAGCCGCGTTCCCATTGGACACGGAACCTTCCACGTAATCGGCATATTGAAAACTGCCAATGGTTTTGAGGATGGTGGAGTCTTCATGCCTCTCGCGGCCGCACAGAGCTTCTTCCACAAAGACGGTTCATCCGTTGTAACCATCAAGCTTCACAACAAAGAGGACGCTGCTGCCTTTAAAGCCCAGGTCAAGGAGAGCTACCCTAACCTCATCGCGCTCGAAGACACCGAGTTTCAGCATTCCTACTCGCAATTCAAGATCCTCAAAGCCACCGCCTGGGCTGTGGGCGGATGCGGCCTCATTCTGGGCGGACTGGGTATTGCGAACACCATGATCATGTCGGTCTTCACACGCATTCGCGAGATCGCCATCCTCCGCGTCAACGGCTTCAGCAACACTCAGATCGCAGCAATGATCTTTGGGGAATCCTCTTGCGTCGCAGCGTTCGGTGCATTCGCTGGCCTCATCATTGGCCTCACGGCGCTCTTCACGCTCAAGCATGTTCCCGCCCTCGACGGCTACGTTGACGCCTCCATCAGGCCGCTTCTCATGTTCATCGTGATTGTGCTGGCACTGCTTACCGGCATCGCCGGCGCTCTGTATCCGGCTGTTTATGCCATGCGCATCCGTGCGGTGGAGGCGCTTCGATTCGAATGA
- a CDS encoding YceI family protein — protein sequence MKDLCCSAIFVSALLFASSAFAQHQTFTVDPAASQVAWALGGSGHHVNGTFHVQSGAIDFDRTAHTISGSVVVAAGSGNSGEASRDKKMNKDVLDVEHYAEITFVPQKYEGAIAPTGDSTIQVSGTFTLHGTPHDLTVPMQIHIDGGALNAKTHFVIPYVQWGLKDPSWGFLKVAKEVDIDLALSGKLTPAN from the coding sequence ATGAAAGACCTTTGCTGCTCCGCTATTTTCGTTTCGGCGCTGCTTTTTGCCTCCAGCGCCTTCGCACAACATCAGACCTTCACCGTCGATCCCGCTGCCAGTCAGGTTGCATGGGCACTCGGCGGCAGTGGCCACCACGTGAACGGAACCTTCCACGTTCAGAGCGGGGCAATCGATTTTGACCGCACCGCGCACACCATCTCCGGCTCCGTTGTGGTTGCGGCAGGCAGCGGCAACAGCGGCGAAGCCAGCCGCGACAAGAAGATGAACAAAGACGTACTTGACGTCGAACACTACGCTGAAATTACATTTGTTCCGCAGAAATATGAGGGCGCGATCGCTCCCACCGGCGATTCCACCATCCAAGTCTCCGGCACGTTCACGCTGCATGGCACGCCGCATGACCTCACCGTCCCAATGCAGATTCACATAGACGGCGGAGCCCTCAACGCCAAGACCCACTTCGTCATTCCCTATGTCCAATGGGGCTTGAAGGATCCAAGCTGGGGCTTTCTCAAAGTAGCCAAAGAAGTCGACATCGATCTCGCGCTGAGCGGCAAACTGACGCCTGCAAACTAA
- a CDS encoding glutathionylspermidine synthase family protein, with protein sequence MRRRTLTPRADWQKRVEKIGLTYHTLADGTPYWDESAYWEFSAREIDRLEAATNEIQRLALAAGDIILNQDRLTQMGIPEAAHAAIRSAWNAEPPALYGRLDLAYDGDTIKLLEYNADTPTGLVEAAVAQWYWLQDCFPDADQFNSAHEKLIAKWKDLKDYTTSPIYFADGGSEEDRMTTAYLEDTAQQAGIKTRHIQMQQIGWDARHAAFVDLDNHAIGTLFKLYPWEWLLSEPFAPQALSTLPPASALREYGPRKDRRTWGSTLWIEPIWKMMWSNKALLAILWELNPGHEFLLPAYLDGPRELTSYVRKPFFGREGQGIAVIRDGNVIEGAPGSGTAENCVYQSIAPMANAGGKTAVFGSWLIDGESAGMGIRESKGLITNNTSAFVPHLFR encoded by the coding sequence ATGCGCCGTCGCACTTTGACTCCGCGCGCAGACTGGCAGAAGCGCGTAGAAAAGATTGGCCTCACCTATCACACCCTGGCCGATGGCACGCCCTATTGGGATGAGTCCGCCTACTGGGAATTCTCCGCCCGCGAGATCGATCGCCTCGAAGCCGCGACAAATGAAATTCAGCGCCTCGCCCTCGCTGCCGGCGACATCATCCTCAATCAGGATCGCCTCACACAGATGGGTATTCCTGAAGCAGCCCACGCTGCCATCCGTTCTGCTTGGAACGCGGAGCCGCCCGCGCTCTACGGACGACTCGACCTTGCCTATGACGGCGACACGATCAAGCTGCTCGAGTACAACGCCGACACGCCAACGGGTCTCGTCGAAGCTGCCGTCGCGCAGTGGTATTGGCTGCAGGATTGCTTTCCCGACGCCGATCAATTCAACTCCGCGCACGAGAAACTCATCGCCAAGTGGAAAGACCTCAAGGACTACACCACCAGCCCGATCTACTTCGCCGATGGAGGCAGCGAAGAAGATCGCATGACCACGGCGTATCTCGAAGACACCGCGCAACAGGCCGGCATCAAGACGCGTCACATCCAGATGCAGCAGATCGGCTGGGATGCCAGGCACGCGGCCTTCGTCGATCTCGACAATCATGCGATCGGCACGCTCTTCAAGCTATACCCGTGGGAGTGGCTTCTCTCCGAGCCATTCGCTCCGCAAGCCCTCTCCACTCTTCCGCCTGCATCGGCCCTGCGCGAGTACGGTCCGCGTAAAGACCGCCGCACCTGGGGCTCTACGCTCTGGATCGAACCCATCTGGAAGATGATGTGGTCTAACAAGGCGCTGCTGGCGATCTTGTGGGAACTGAATCCGGGTCACGAATTTCTCCTGCCCGCATATCTCGATGGGCCGCGCGAATTGACCAGCTATGTGCGCAAGCCTTTCTTCGGCCGCGAAGGGCAGGGAATTGCAGTCATTCGCGATGGCAATGTCATCGAAGGCGCTCCAGGGTCAGGCACTGCGGAAAACTGCGTCTACCAATCCATTGCGCCCATGGCCAATGCTGGAGGCAAA
- a CDS encoding polyprenyl synthetase family protein encodes MPREPQFDDNNAASLQESFRASLPLPSLLDPGFEDALRHVLSNPGSMVRPKMVHRVGSAYNLDTESAHNIAIALEYFHTASLIFDDMPCMDNAVERRGAPCVHVEFGEATAILTALALINRAYALMWRAVAACPQDGKNHVMTYIEERLGVAGLLNGQSLDLHYSMLPHTRETTERIARGKTVSLIRLTLVVPAMLGGAPAREIQLLERIAVCWGLGYQTIDDLKDVLQSANETGKTAARDELLDRPNIASAIGICGAVERLERLMRIGDLTLHRLLIHRPALSFLSKLRSDLEGELRQVTDSACEMAEEAVARERA; translated from the coding sequence GTGCCAAGAGAACCGCAGTTTGACGACAACAACGCGGCTTCATTGCAAGAGTCGTTTCGCGCATCCTTGCCGCTGCCCTCGCTCCTCGATCCGGGCTTTGAAGATGCTCTGCGCCACGTGCTCTCTAATCCCGGCAGCATGGTCCGTCCAAAAATGGTCCACCGCGTAGGCTCCGCCTACAATCTGGACACCGAATCCGCGCACAACATTGCCATCGCCCTGGAGTATTTCCACACCGCATCGCTGATCTTCGACGACATGCCCTGCATGGATAACGCCGTAGAACGTCGCGGCGCACCGTGCGTACACGTGGAGTTCGGCGAAGCCACCGCCATCCTCACGGCGCTTGCTCTCATCAACCGCGCCTATGCTCTCATGTGGCGTGCCGTCGCAGCTTGCCCACAGGACGGGAAGAATCACGTAATGACCTACATCGAGGAGCGGCTCGGCGTTGCAGGTCTGTTGAATGGCCAGAGTCTCGACCTTCACTACTCCATGCTGCCCCATACGCGCGAAACCACCGAGCGCATCGCACGCGGCAAAACCGTTTCTCTCATCCGCCTCACACTTGTAGTTCCCGCAATGCTAGGCGGCGCCCCCGCGCGCGAGATCCAGTTGCTTGAGCGCATCGCCGTCTGCTGGGGCCTCGGTTATCAGACCATTGACGACCTCAAGGACGTTCTCCAGAGCGCGAATGAAACCGGTAAGACCGCCGCCCGCGACGAACTCCTCGACCGCCCAAATATCGCCAGCGCCATTGGCATCTGCGGCGCCGTCGAACGCCTCGAACGTCTTATGCGCATCGGCGACCTCACGCTCCACCGGCTGCTTATTCACCGCCCGGCCCTGTCGTTTCTATCGAAACTCCGCAGCGACCTCGAAGGTGAACTGCGCCAGGTAACCGATAGCGCCTGCGAGATGGCCGAGGAGGCAGTCGCGAGAGAACGGGCATGA
- a CDS encoding MATE family efflux transporter — translation MRLLWVSNIINLVLDPCLIFGLGPFPRMGVTGAALATFTGRSIGVLYQFYRLLKGTERIHILVRHLRLNVRVMMRLLRVSVTGILQFAIANASWIVLVRIISIFGAAAVAGYTIAIRIVVFFILPSWGLSNAAATLVGQNLGAKRPDRAAQAVWQTGFYNMLFLGAIGIFFFSFATPVVKLFVSDPAVVPIAAIALRTFSCGNIGYAYGMVMLQAFNGAGDTLTPTIVNFFGFWVLELPLAWWLAVTMHWRAEGAFLSIVIAECSIAAAGMVLFRRGRWARQQI, via the coding sequence ATGCGGCTGCTGTGGGTGTCAAACATTATCAACCTGGTACTGGATCCGTGCTTGATCTTCGGGCTTGGCCCGTTTCCGCGCATGGGCGTGACGGGCGCCGCACTGGCGACATTCACGGGTCGTTCGATTGGCGTACTGTATCAGTTCTACCGGCTGCTGAAAGGGACGGAGAGAATCCACATCCTGGTGCGGCACCTGCGCTTGAACGTGCGCGTGATGATGCGACTGCTGCGTGTTTCCGTCACCGGCATTTTGCAGTTTGCGATTGCAAATGCAAGCTGGATCGTGCTGGTGCGGATCATCTCGATCTTTGGGGCGGCCGCAGTTGCGGGATATACGATCGCGATTCGGATCGTGGTGTTCTTCATTCTGCCTTCCTGGGGATTGAGCAATGCGGCGGCAACGCTGGTGGGGCAGAACCTGGGCGCGAAAAGACCTGACCGCGCGGCGCAGGCGGTGTGGCAGACGGGATTCTACAACATGCTGTTCCTGGGGGCGATCGGGATTTTCTTCTTCAGTTTTGCCACACCGGTAGTGAAGCTGTTTGTGTCCGATCCAGCGGTGGTGCCGATTGCGGCGATTGCACTGCGCACCTTCAGCTGCGGCAACATCGGGTACGCCTATGGAATGGTGATGCTGCAGGCCTTCAACGGAGCTGGCGATACACTGACGCCGACGATTGTGAACTTCTTCGGCTTCTGGGTGCTGGAGCTGCCGCTGGCGTGGTGGCTGGCGGTGACAATGCACTGGCGCGCGGAAGGTGCATTTCTCTCGATCGTGATTGCGGAATGTAGCATCGCGGCGGCAGGGATGGTGCTGTTTCGGCGCGGGAGGTGGGCAAGGCAGCAGATTTAG
- a CDS encoding TolC family protein, which produces MKEARQFARLWVAGLVCTAAVGSAVMACAQSGYPSQNPSSTTNPFYGSVTAHAISDEPLKLSLDDAIRRGFENNLGLREAQSGEKLFQGEKNQALQEFLPTINLSGGTGVFQHNLAAQGFGPGVLKQFGSLFPNGLPTGVSLITKDDLTQGQLSLSQTLFSGVVIAGWKAAGAAAKSAYFQKMSARGEVVQQVATAYLRAIADASEVDNATALTKSDEVALQHAHDAHVAGTVANLEELRARVQLQSQQQALIAAQNAEEKDLILLKREIGIDPGQKIVLIDPAPYTDLAEQTPAEVRAIAYKNRQDYQNLQNQVIEVRALHSAYKAQRLPSLSFSGYYGVDKVNGSPSHGVFNAVGTLNVPIFREASIRGEVDASAAQLASINAQLDDLRGKIDQQVRSALLDADAAKKLVDVAKSNVDLATQALNDETDRVSAGVDDNLPLVTAQSSLASAQTNYVRSLYQYNLAKLALARAAGVIELQYRAYLGR; this is translated from the coding sequence GTGAAAGAAGCTCGGCAATTTGCGCGTCTTTGGGTTGCTGGATTGGTGTGTACGGCAGCTGTGGGATCGGCTGTGATGGCGTGCGCTCAGAGTGGGTATCCCAGCCAGAATCCCAGTTCGACTACGAATCCTTTTTATGGCAGCGTGACGGCACATGCGATTAGTGACGAGCCGTTGAAGTTGTCGCTGGACGATGCGATCCGGCGTGGGTTTGAGAACAATCTTGGGCTGAGGGAAGCCCAAAGTGGCGAGAAGCTTTTTCAAGGGGAAAAGAATCAGGCGCTGCAGGAGTTTTTACCGACGATCAACCTGAGCGGGGGTACGGGTGTTTTCCAGCACAACCTCGCCGCACAGGGATTCGGGCCCGGGGTGTTGAAACAGTTCGGAAGCCTGTTTCCTAACGGACTGCCAACGGGCGTGTCGCTGATTACCAAGGACGACCTGACGCAGGGACAACTTTCATTGAGTCAGACGCTGTTTTCGGGTGTGGTGATTGCGGGATGGAAGGCGGCGGGCGCGGCCGCAAAGTCTGCCTATTTCCAGAAGATGTCAGCACGTGGCGAAGTTGTGCAGCAGGTTGCGACTGCGTACTTGCGTGCGATCGCAGATGCCAGCGAAGTGGACAATGCAACAGCGCTTACAAAATCCGATGAAGTGGCCCTGCAACACGCACACGATGCGCACGTAGCAGGGACCGTGGCAAACCTGGAGGAACTTCGCGCCAGGGTACAGTTGCAGTCGCAGCAGCAGGCTTTGATTGCGGCGCAGAATGCGGAAGAGAAGGACCTGATCCTGCTGAAACGCGAAATCGGGATTGATCCGGGACAGAAGATCGTGTTGATCGATCCGGCGCCGTATACGGACTTGGCTGAACAGACGCCGGCAGAGGTGCGCGCGATTGCTTACAAGAATCGTCAGGACTATCAGAATCTGCAGAACCAGGTGATTGAGGTGCGCGCGCTGCATTCGGCATACAAGGCACAGCGGCTACCAAGCTTGAGTTTCAGCGGATACTACGGCGTGGACAAAGTGAACGGCAGCCCGAGCCACGGCGTTTTCAACGCGGTGGGAACGCTAAATGTACCTATTTTTCGCGAGGCAAGTATTCGCGGAGAGGTGGACGCATCGGCAGCACAACTGGCGTCGATCAATGCGCAGCTCGACGATTTGCGGGGAAAGATCGACCAGCAGGTACGGTCCGCGTTGCTGGATGCCGACGCAGCCAAGAAGCTGGTGGATGTAGCGAAGTCGAATGTCGATCTGGCGACGCAGGCACTGAACGATGAGACCGATCGCGTGAGTGCAGGTGTGGATGACAATCTACCGCTGGTGACGGCACAGTCTTCACTGGCTTCGGCGCAGACGAATTACGTGCGCAGCTTGTACCAGTACAACCTTGCGAAGCTGGCATTGGCGCGGGCAGCGGGCGTGATCGAGCTTCAATATCGAGCGTATCTGGGACGATAG
- a CDS encoding response regulator transcription factor yields the protein MRLLLVEDEIDIQSFLRRSLEEAGYQVDAASNGTIAERLATENGYDILVVDLGLPDCDGISLILRLRQIGVKAPVLILSARRSVDDRVRGLEQGGDDYLTKPFALAELLARLRNLLKRNGPAGGESTKLRVLDLELDLLRREAIRSGEVLQLTPQEFVLLEYLCRNAGRVVTRSMILDKVWGMRIQPDTNVVDVHIYRLRGKVDGKGQQPMIRTLRGVGYVLKDR from the coding sequence ATGCGGCTTCTGTTAGTTGAAGACGAAATCGATATTCAGTCATTTTTACGGCGCTCGCTTGAAGAAGCGGGCTACCAGGTGGACGCGGCGTCAAATGGCACGATTGCGGAACGTCTTGCGACCGAGAACGGGTACGACATCCTGGTGGTGGATCTGGGGCTGCCGGACTGCGATGGAATCAGCCTGATTTTGCGCTTGCGGCAGATCGGGGTAAAGGCGCCGGTGTTGATTTTGTCGGCGCGGCGTTCGGTGGATGACCGGGTCCGGGGGCTGGAGCAGGGCGGCGACGACTATCTGACCAAGCCGTTTGCGCTGGCGGAGCTGCTGGCGCGGCTGCGCAATCTGCTGAAACGGAACGGTCCCGCCGGAGGCGAATCAACGAAGTTGCGGGTGCTGGATCTGGAACTGGACCTGCTGCGTCGCGAGGCGATTCGTTCAGGCGAGGTGCTGCAATTGACTCCGCAGGAGTTTGTGCTGCTGGAGTATCTGTGCAGAAATGCAGGACGCGTAGTAACGCGATCGATGATTCTCGACAAAGTGTGGGGGATGCGCATCCAACCGGATACGAACGTGGTGGATGTGCACATCTACCGTCTGCGCGGGAAGGTTGATGGCAAAGGACAACAGCCGATGATTCGTACGCTGCGGGGAGTGGGATATGTCCTTAAAGACCGCTAA
- a CDS encoding ABC transporter ATP-binding protein, translated as MSSLTTNPARNGQLVLRAENVWKTYDDGAITVLRGVDFEASKGETIALCGPSGCGKSTLLHLFGGLDAPDSGRIAVNGIEVNRHRDLLKLLRHEVGFVFQLHNLIPDLTLAENCLIPTVAAGTNRALANQRLQELAERTGLTHRLNQKIQKLSGGERQRTAICRALMNHPKILLADEPTGSLDEHTSATVFQLLLDVAANESVTLLMATHDRGLAYRCDRFVEMHDGRIYEPRTV; from the coding sequence ATGAGCAGCCTCACCACAAATCCCGCTCGTAACGGCCAACTAGTCCTTCGCGCGGAAAACGTATGGAAGACATACGACGATGGCGCGATCACCGTGCTGCGCGGCGTCGACTTTGAAGCCAGCAAGGGGGAAACCATCGCGCTCTGTGGCCCATCCGGCTGCGGTAAAAGCACGCTGCTCCATCTCTTCGGCGGACTCGACGCTCCCGACAGCGGTCGCATCGCCGTCAACGGCATCGAGGTCAACCGCCATCGCGACCTGCTCAAGCTGCTGCGCCATGAAGTAGGCTTCGTGTTTCAGCTTCACAACCTCATTCCCGACCTTACGCTTGCGGAAAACTGCCTCATCCCCACCGTGGCAGCCGGAACCAACCGCGCCCTCGCCAATCAGCGCCTGCAAGAACTGGCTGAGCGCACAGGTCTCACGCACCGGCTCAATCAGAAAATTCAAAAACTCTCAGGCGGCGAGCGCCAGCGCACTGCAATCTGCCGCGCGCTTATGAACCACCCCAAAATTCTGCTGGCCGACGAACCCACCGGTTCGCTCGACGAGCACACCAGCGCCACTGTCTTTCAGCTTCTGCTCGATGTCGCCGCTAACGAAAGTGTCACCCTCCTGATGGCGACTCACGATCGCGGCCTCGCCTACCGCTGCGATCGCTTCGTCGAAATGCATGACGGGAGGATCTATGAACCTCGCACCGTCTAG